From Sebaldella sp. S0638:
ACTTCCTATAAGAACAAGAGTATTTTTTATCTCTTTTTGTGTTTTCAAAAGTTTTATTTTTACTGTTTCCCCTTTTTCATATCCTTCATAATTCTGCGGTATTTCCAAAACACCGTCACAATTCACAAGGGACATAGTAGTACCTGCACCTCTCTGCAAAGGAGTGGCAATATATTTGTCATCTACAAGACCTATTTTTACCCTTATAAACTCAAGATATTTCAGCGATGACATTACCCTTCTGGATAACACCGCTTCTATTTCCTCTTTTTCATCAAAAAAGTTTATATATTTTGATATTACAGGTTTTACTATATTCTCCATTACAAAGTATGCTGACACAGGATAGCCCGGTACTCCTATTACAGGTTTTCCTGATATTTCACCCAATATTGCAGGCTTTCCGGGTTTTATTGCTATACCGTGAATATGCACTTCTCCCAATGCACTTACTGCATCATAGGTGTAGTCTTCTCTTCCTGCTGAAGAACCTGCATTGATTATTACCACATCACATTCACGGGAAGCTTTTTCCAATACAGCGATAATATCTTCTTTTTTATCTTTTGTAATGCCGTAAACCTTGGAATCCATTCCCCATTCATTTATTTGAGCCGCAAACATTTTACTGTTAAACTCTATAATATCACCGATTTTCAGATTATCATTCACTTCCACTATCTCGTCTCCTGTGGGAATAATTCCGACAAGAGGCTTTTTATAAACATTTATCTTGGAAACTCCGCCGGCAATCATAGCTCCTATATCTACAGGTCTTATTTTATGGTTTTTTCCGATAATCAGCGTAGATTCCACTATATCCTCGCCGAGCGACCTTATGTTCTCCCATGTAGAGACACTTTTATATATTCTTACAGAAGTTTCGCTTTCTTTTATTACATCTTCTATCATTATCACTGCATCAAAATTTTCAGGTATCGGATCTCCTGTATCTACTTCCGCATAATCTGTTCCTTTTTCCAGAATCACATAATTCTTTTCATTTGCTCCATGTGTCTTAACTGCTTTTACAGCGATACCGTCCATTGCGGAACAATTATAAAAAGGATTAGATATTTTGGCATAAACACCCTCGGAGCTGATTCTTCCAAGGCTGTCTTTAGTCCCGATCTCCTCTGTGCTTTCTTTTATATTTAATAATTTTGTGTATGTATCCAGTGCTTCGTTTATATCATAATTGGTAAGATACGTTTTATCCTTCATAAACACTCCTATAATTCATAAACTTTTATTTTTTCCCCGCTGCTGACACCCTCTTTATCTTTTTCTATAATTATAAATCCGTCAGCTTTGGCAAGTACAGCTACCGAAGAAGATTTCACCCTCAAAGGCAGTGCATATGTTTCACTGTCACGTTCTTCCAGTTTTACAGGAAGAAACTCGCTTCTTCCCATTGCTTTATGATAATTGGTATCAAACAACGCAGTTATAAATTTATCTTTTTCAGAAAATCTGTTTATATATTTTTCTATTAATGTTCTAAAAATTACCAGCACTGCAAACGGGTTTCCCGGAAGACCGAATATCATCTTATCTCCGCTTTTGGCTATAATAGTGGGTTTCCCCGGTTTTATTGCTATACCGTGTATCAGCACTTCTGACCCTTCTATACTTTCTATTGCGCTGATTGTATGGTCTCTTTCACCTACAGAGCTGCCTCCTGATATCAGTACTATATCACACTTGGAAAGTGCTTCATTCAGAGTACTTTTTATTTCTTCTTCATCATCTTTTATTATTCCAAAATTATACGGAACAGCTCCTGCTCTTTCTGTCATTCCGCAGAGTGACAGAGAATTACTATTTCTTACCTGTCCGGGTAAGGGCATTTCATAATATTCTATTATTTCGTCTCCTGTGGAAATTATTCCCACTTTGAGCTTTTTATGTACTTTTATATTTTTTATTCCCAAAGCTGCCAAAAGTCCCATATCATATGCCTTTATTTTACGAAATGCTTCTAATACTAATTCTCCCTTCTCTATATCTTCACCAATTGAATTTACATTTTCAAGAGGGCTTACAGTTTTTCCCATAAGAATGTCATTTTCTGATAATTTTTCCGTATATTCCACCATAACTACAGAATCTGCACCTTTCGGCATCATTCCCCCTGTTGGTATATACGAGCTTTCACCTATTTTTATTTCCTTTTCGGGAATACTGTTCATCTTTATTTTTTCTGCTACTTTTGTAATAATAGGCATCATTTCGGAAGCACCGTTTACTGATTTATGATTAATTGCATACCCGTCTACCGTAGATCTGTCAAAATGAGGAATATTAATATCCGACATTATATTTTCAAATAAAATTCGTCCCAAAGATTCCTCTATAGGTATTTCATCATAAATATTTTCCTGTTTCTGCTCTTCCAAAACCTTTATTACTTCTTCTAAATCTGCTATTTTGAATAATTTCATCTTATCTCCCGCGCAATAAACTTTTTTTTAGTTATTTTACATAATTATCAATCTATTATAAGTTTACCACTATTTTTCAAAAAATCAACTTTCTTTATTATTTAAAAGTACTCCCCGGAATGTAATTAAACAAACTTAGGGGAGTATCGTAAATAAAATTTATTTAAATGTGCCCTACTGCTTCTATCTCTATAAGAGCATTTTTAGGCAGTGTTGCTACTTCAAAAGCTGATCTTGCAGGATACTCAGTTCCTTCAAAGAATTCATTATATACTTCATTCATTGCTGCAAAATCATTAATATCATTTAACAGGATTAACACCTTTACTATTTTACCAACAGAACTTCCTCCTGCTTCCAAAACAGCTTTTACGTTTTCAAGACTTTGTCTTGTAGCTTTCTTTATATCATCACTTACAAGTTCTCCTGTTTTTGGATCAATAGGGAGCTGACCCGAAGTATAAACTACGTCCCCTAATCTAATTCCCTGTGCATATGGACCAATTGCCGCAGGAGCATTTGGCGTACTTATCACTATTTTTTCCATTATTTCCTCCTAATTTTGTAATCAATTTTGATTTTTATTTTATTTAATTATTTAGCTTAACATAAACTCTTTCTAAAATCAACTTTCTGACAGAAAATATAACAGTTTCTGTACATATATCTTTCTTTCAATTGTCTGAATACAATAAGAAAATACTATGAATACTTCTGTATGCTAAAGTTTGATTTTATGACGGTTTAATATACTCATCAGCTTTTAACCGGTACCGCAGCAGATAATTCTCTGTATCTGCTGCTTCCGGCTTCTGATTATTCCTCTATTTTTTTCTTATTATAAGGAGTTTCACCTAAAGGAAGTTTTGTTCTGAATTTTTTATCAAACATGTAGTATGCATCCTGTACTGCCGGTGCTGTAGGTATACTTGCTATTTCTCCCACACCTTTTGCACCGTATGCCATAGGATTATGTGCATCCTTTTTTACTATAACGGCTTTTATTTCCGGTACCTGTGTAGCTCTGAACAGCCCAAGTGTACCGTATTTTACCTTTGGTATAGAATCAACAAGGGGATAATCCTCTGTTAAGGCATATCCAAGCGACATTACCACGCCGCCTTCTATTTGTCCTTCTACATTTATAGGATTTATAGCAGTTCCCACATCATGTGCGGCAACTACCTTTTTAAGCATTCCGTTATCATCAAGGATTACTATCTGTGTAGCATAACCATATCCTACGTGACTCACAGGATTAGGAACATCTGTTCCCATAGGATCTGTTTTAGCCAGATATTCAGCATAAAATTCCTGACCTTCAAGATCTGCAAGTGTTTTTCCATTATCCAGCTCGTCTTTTACCATTTGTGTTACTTTTCTTACAGCTTCTCCTGTAACAAGTGTCTGTCTCGAAGCTGTTGTTGTTCCTGAATTTGGTGTTCTGGCTGTATCCGGAGCCTCCATTACGATTAATTCCGGAGCGATATCAAGTGTCTGAGCAGCTATCTGCAGCATAACAGTGGCAAGCCCCTGTCCTATACATGCAGCTGCTGTTCTTACATGAACTTTCCCGTTTTCTACAGAAGCTTTACATCTTCCGGTATCGGGAATTCCCACACCAAGTCCGCTGTTCTTGATTCCGCACCCTATTCCTACATATTTTGCATTATCATATTCTTCTTTTACAGCTTCCAGAGTTTCCACAAAAGCTGTACTGTCATCGGCAATCTGACCATTCGGAAGTATATCTCCCGGTTTGATTGCATTTCTGTATCTCATTTCCCAATGAGATATTCCTACCATATCTGCGAGTTTATTCAGGCAGGCTTCCATGGCAAATAATGACTGTGTTACCCCGAATCCTCTGTACGCCCCTGCCGGAGGATTATTCGTATAATACGCACTTCCCTGAATACTTACATCCTGAAAGTTATACGGTCCGGCAGCATGTGTACATGCTCTTTGCAGTACCGGTCCGCCTAATGAAGCATAAGCTCCTGTATCTGATATTATAGTGGCTATTAAGCCCTGTACTATACCGTTTTCATCACAGCCTACAGTGAAGTCCATTTCCATCGGGTGACGCTTTGTATGGTACAGTATACTTTCCTGTCTTGAAAACTTTACTTTTACCGGTCTTTTCAGCATGTATGCTGCCAAAGCTGCATGGTGCTGAACTGACATATCCTCTTTACCTCCGAAACCTCCGCCGACAAGCTTACTCTGTATTCTTATACGGTCTGGTTCTATACCGAGCATCTGAGCTATTTCTCTCTGCTCATCATAGATATTCTGAGACGCTGTATACATCAAAAGCTTATCTTCACCGTCAGGCATGGCTATTGCGCACTCAGGCTCCATAAATGCATGGTCTGTAAAAGGAACTGAAAAGTGATCTGTTACTACATATTTTGAATTTTTTATCTTTTCTTCAGGTGCTCCTCTGTATAAATCCTGATGGAATAAAAGGTTGCCTTTTTCGTGTATCTTAGGCGCTCCTTCTTTCATTGCCTCAATAGGATTTCTAACAGGTTCCAGCTTTTCATATTCTACTGTTACCAGCTTTTTAGCTTCTTCCAGAATCTCTTCCGATTCAGCTACTACCAATGCCAGAGCATCTCCTACATATCTTGTTTCCTCACCTTCACCTATAAGTGCAGGCCAGTCTTTTACAAGGTGTCCGAGATTCTGAAGCTCAGGCAGATTCTGTTTAGTGAATACACCCGCTACTCCGGGATATTCTTTTGCTTTTTGTATATCTATTTTTTTCACAAGAATTCTTGGAAACTCAGGTCTTACACATGAACCGTGAAGCATTCCCTCCATATGAATATCATCCACATATACACCTGTTCCAAGTGTCTTTTCCACTGCATCCACTCTTTCAAGGTTTTCACCAACGAGTCCTTTGCAGTGTACTTTTGGTACTTCTTTATTTTCTCTGAATATTTCAGCTGCAAGATTTACCGCATCAAAAATTTTGATATATCCGGTACATCTGCATATATTACCTCTAAGAGCTGTTTTTATTTCATCCAGAGTGGGACTTGTGTTCTTATCCAGTAAAACTTTACTGCTTATTACCATTCCCGGTATACAGAAGCCGCACTGTACGGCTCCTGTCTTACTGAATACATAAGCGTAAACTTCTCTTTCTCTTTCACTTAATCCCTCTATAGTTATAATACTTTTTCCGTTTATTCTTTCAGTAGTAAGCACACATGCTCTCATTGCTTTCCCGTCCAGTATTACTGTACAGGTACCGCATGCACCCTCGCTGCATCCATTTTTAGTTCCTGTTAACTCTAAGTCATCCCTTAGGTAATCCAATAAATTTTTCTTATTATCAGTACCATATTCTTTTCCATTAATGTTAAATGTATAAGTCATTTTTTCCTCCATCTTACCAATTATTAAGATATTATAAAACGACTATCTCTAGTATACATTGCAGTAGAGTGTTGATAATGTATTTATAAACCATTATTCCTGATGTATTGACATTAATTGGTATTCGTTATTTCGAATATCATTCAGACAAAACACCTTTTCCCCATCAAAATCATTAATTCCCAAAACACAAGTAAGACAGGGTATCAGGGTACCATTTTTTTACGGTTAAATTACTATATACGATTCCATAATTTCTGTGCAAGTTCCACACTTTTTGCAGCTATTCTTTCTTCATCAATATCTACAAGTCTTCTTTCGTCCATAACCACACGTCCGTTTATTATTGTAGTATCTACATTACGTCCCGTTACGCCAAACAGAATATGTCCGTTTAAATTAGTTTCATTCAGAGGTGTAGGTCCTTTGTAATCTACTATAATAACATCAGCGTAAGCTCCCTCTTTTAGTATCCCGGTTGTTCCTTCAAGGAATCTGTTTACTATTTTTTTGTTATTGTCAAATAGCATTTGAGGCGGTTCTACCCATCCTACGCTTGGAAGTTTATTTTCATGTTTATGAATAATATTTGCTACTTTATATGATTCAGTCATATCAGCAGTATATCCGTCAGTTCCCAGTCCTACTAATACTCCTCTTTTCATCATTTCTAAGATTGGAGCTATTCCTACTGCATTTCCCATATTTGATTCAGGGTTATGAACTACAGCTACATTACTTTCTTTTAACATATCTATTTCATCACTGCTCAGATGGATACAGTGTACTGCTATACTCTTTTCGTTCAGCACTCCTCTTTTATACCATCTTTCGATTACTCTCTGGTTATACTTCGCAAGAGAGTCAGCTACATCTTCTATACCCTCGGCACAATGCACATGGAATCCTGCATTAACAGCAGCAGCGGCAGCAAGACTTTCATCAAGAGTTTTATCTGATATTGTCATAGAAGCATGGAATCCAAAAAGTCCTTTCAGCATATCATCTTTTTGCTCGTTAGTATATTTAACAAAATCTGCATTCTCTTTAATTCCTGCTCTTGCTATAGCTTCCCCGTCTCTGTCAGAGATTTCATAACACAGGTTACTTCTGATCCCGAATTCACGTGCAGCATCAGCTATTTTGAAAAGGCTTCCTTCTACTGCATATGCACTGGCATGGTGATCTACTACAGTAGTAACACCGCTTTTTATCTGCTCGATCATAGGCATAGCCGCACTGTAATATACATCTTCCAGACTCAGAGTTCTGTCAAGTCTCCACCACAGTCCTTTTAATACATCACTGAACATAGTTGCCGGAGGATTATCCAAGAACATACCTCTTGCAAATGTGCTGTAATAATGCATATGAGGATTTATAAATCCGGGCATTACCAGACGTCCTTTTGCATCTTTATACTCAGCATCAGGATACTTAGCTTTCAGGTCTTCAGTTTTTCCGATTTCCTTAATAACCTTTCCATCTATTAAAACTGCACCATTTTCAATATACGGATTATTTTCGTCACGTGTAAAAACTCTTCCGTTACCTATTAAAATCATTTCTACCTCCTATAAACTCATTATATAATATGAGTAGTCTTTTAGTATTGTATTTAGCACTTCATTCATTTCATTAGAAATCTGACCGTCACCTAATGTATGGCTTATTACACTTCCGTCTTCTTTTCTTACTTTGAATGTATCATTTCCAAGCGGAAGGAATCCTTTATTAGTGCTGTCTACGAAATCCTCTTCTGTCCAGAATACAGTTATTTTGTCTTTATAAGGATTTCCTGTATGAGGACAGAAAACACCACAGTTTCCGCATTCGTTACACATTCCGTCTAAGTGAACTATCTGATGTTTCTGGTTAAACGGCCCGTTATTTATTCTTACCATTACATTTGCTCTGTTAGGACATACATCACAGCAAAGTTCGCATACCTGGTCACAAGTCAGACAACGTGCACCGTCTTCTTTAGTTTTTGTATTTGCTCTTAGTATTCCTTTTCTTTCATATAATATTTCTTCTTTCTGAACTACATTATATCTTTCAAAATCAACTGTTAATCCTGCTTTATCCAGAATATCCTTCGCTATTACCTTAGCATCCGCTATAGCTTTTACTATTGTAGATGTACCTGATTTACAGTCTCCTGCTATATAAACATTAGCAGAGCTTGATTCATTGAACTGGTTAATATTTACATAACCTCTGTCATTTAATTTCAAATTATTTTTTTCAAATAATTCGGTATCTACTCTGGCACCTACAGCACTTACCACTGTATCAAATTCCAGCGTTTTCATCTGTCCTGTACCTTTTATTCCTCTTCTTCCAGACTCATCTATATCTGATAGTTCCATAACTTCACATACAAGATTTTTGCCGTCATAAGACACTGGTGATAATAATTCCTGGAATATTACACCGTCACCCAGAGCCTGTTCTTTTTCTTCAGGTTCTGCCGGCATAAATTCTCTTGTTCTTCTGTATACTATAGATACGCTTTCTACTCCCGGAGCTCTCTTGGCTGTTCTTGAACAATCCATTGCTACGTCTCCGCCGCCGAGTACAGCTACTTTTTTACCTAAAGATATGTTGATATCGTTCTTTTTGGCATCTTCAAGGAATTCAAGTGCATCACGCAGATTTTCTCCGCCTTCTTTTACAGGAATTATTCCTTCTTTCCAAGCACCTGTAGCCACTACTACAAAGTCATATTCCTTTTTCAGTTCTTCTACATCATAATTTTCATTTACATTATAAATAAAGTTTACTCCTGCATTTACTGCAAGCTGATAATCTCTGTTTATCATTTCTGATGAAATTCTGAATTCAGGTATTATATATTCCACAATTCCATAAGGGCGGTCTCTTTTTTCCAATACAGTAACATCCATTCCGTTTCTTCTTAAAAAGAATGAAATAGCCACTCCTGCCGGCCCTGCCCCTATTACCACTGCTTTTTTCTTAGTTACTATATTTGCTTTTTTCATATTTGCCAGATACTTATCCTGTGCATTTAAAACTGCTATCTTTTTGGCATTTCTTATTTCAAGCGGAGAATCATAGTCAAGTCTTGTACATTTATGCTGACACTGATGGTCACATATTGTACCTGTAACAGCAGGTGATGCATTATCATTTACTATTACTTTAAACGCCTCTTCAAAGTTCCCTTCGCTTACCAGCTTTAAATACTCGGGTATCTGCTGTTCTATAGGACATCCTCCGTCTTTACAAGGTGCTTTTGCACAGTCGTATAACGGAAGAATTGATTTTGTTTTTCTTGACCCTACAGGTCTTGCACTTTTTACATGATATTTATTTATAGTCACACTTTCTGCAAGATGTTTCAGGCTTTCAAGGTCTATACCGTGGAATTTTCCTGCAAGTAACGGCTCTATTGTTTCTGCAAGCTGCGTAGTTCTTTCATATCCACCCGGCTTTAGAATAGTAGTCGCTATAGTTATAGGCTGTATTCCTGTTTTTATAATCTCTTCTATATTGAAGAAATCTGCTCCTCCAGAGAATGATATAGGAAGAAGCCCTTTGAATTCCTGTGATAATTTATCAGCCAGACTTATAGTAAGCGGAAATAATGATCTCCCTGACATGTACATTTCTTCTCCCGGAAGCTCTTTTCTTGCTATTCTTACAGGGAATGTATTAGTCAGCTTAACACCGAATTCAAGACCAAGTTCTTTTGAGAATGCAATAAGACGAGTAAGCATTGCTATAGCATCTCCGTACTGCAGGTCATTTTTGAAATGGTGGTCATCAAATGAAATATAGTCATATCCCATTTTATCCAGAATCCCTCTTGCGAATTCATATCCCAGAAGTGTAGGGTTACACTTTATGAAAGTATGCAGTTTCTTCTCTTCCAGAAGATATCTTGCTATTCTTTCTATTTCAGCAGGCGGACATCCGTGTAATGTTGATAAACATATTGAAGGACAAACGCTTGATGAAATATTCTCTACATCTTCTTTTGTAAGTCTTTGAAATTTATCTAGATTATTTAATAAATATTCTTTACATTCTTTCCATATTTCTGTAGTAGAAGCGTCTTTCAGACCTTCTATAAAAGCATCAATTTTAGGTGATTTTATACCGTCAAGGTCATATCCCACACTCATATTGAAAGCAAAATCTCTTTTATCGCTGATTCCCAGCTCTTTTCCTACCACATGAAGTGCAAACCATGCTTTTATATATTCATTATAAGCTTCTGGAACAGTAAGCTCTGTAGACCATTCCACGTTATAACATTCATCTTCGGCATTTATACAAGGTTTTGCCACACACTTTCTCAGGTCTTCACCATCCATCTGCTGAACTGTTTTCAATTCCACAAAACGGGATCCAGTCAGATATGCTGCTACTATATTCTGTGCAAGCTGTGAATTCGGCCCTGCTGCGGGTCCTATGGGAGTGCTTAGCTTGTCGCCGAACATTACTATGTTTGTTCCGCTTTTGTTTTTATAAAATTTATCTTTTCTTACTCCAAAAACTGTTCCCTGTTCTTCATATTCCTGAAAAATCCATTCTACCATTGTACCAAACGGGATTAATCTCATTAAATCACTCATTCTCTTTATCCTCCAACATTTTTTATTTATCTTCTTACAAAAATCTATAAACTTTAATAAGCTGTCCTAAATTCAGATATTAATACATCAAGCCTTTTACGGCAATCAGACATAAAAAACCGAACTTTCAGGATGCCTGTTTATTTCTGTATTTCTATTGCTCTTCTTTTTTCTCTCCTACTCCGTTAAACAAAAGATTCAGCAATATTGCACTTAAACTTCCTGTTGTTATTCCGCTGTGGAAAAGTGTCCCTACCCATTCAGGGAAATTATCGTAAAATCCCGGTACTGCTACAGGAATCAAAGCCAGTCCTATACTCACGGCTACTATCATCCCGTTTTTTGTTCCGTCGAATTTTACTTTAGACAAAGATTTTATTCCATTTGCAGCTACCATTCCAAATAGTACAAATCCTGCTCCGCCTAGTACAGGATACGGTACAGAAGCTATTACTCCCGCCATCTTAGGCAAAAGACCTAACATAACAAGCATAACCCCTGAAACTGCTACTACGTAACGGCTTTTTATACCTGTAAGACTTAATAATCCTATATTTTGTGAAAAGGCAGTATACGGAAATGTATTAAAAACAGAAGCTATCATTGTAGCAAAACCATCAGTTCTCAATGATCTTGTCAAATTTTTATCATCCAGTTTTCTTCCGCTTATTTTATGAACAGCTATAATGTTTCCCGTTGCTTCGGTCATAGTTACCAGCATTACCAGAAGCAGAGAAATAATAGCAGTAATTTCAAAACGGGGAAGCCCGAAATGAAAAGGTGTTACAAATCCCAGCATTTTTGCTTCTTTTACCAGAGTAAAATCTACCATTCCAAATGCATAGGCTGCCAATGTTCCCGTTAATAAACCAAAAAGTATGGCAAGGTTACCCAGATTCCCCTTTAAGAACTTATTTAGAAGCAGTATTAAAATCAATGTCCCCAAAGCCAGAAAAACATTTGCCATGCTGGCAAAATTAGGAAGCTGCGGGTTATTCCCTGCTGACCATCTAATAGCCACCGGTAGTAAAGACACTCCTATTATTGTAACTACTGTTCCTGTTACTACTTCAGGAAAGAATTTCAGAAATTTCCCGAAAAAAGGAGCTACCAGAAATACAAACAGTCCGGCTATAAGAACAGCACCGAAAATCGTGGTAAGTGCCGTATAAGGATCTCCCTTATATGTTCCCGCAATCGCTACCATAGCATTTACAGATGCGAAACTTGTTCCTTCTATCATTGGTATCTTCCCTCCGATGAATTTACCTATACCGAGGGATTGTGTAAGAGTAGCTATACCAGCTATTAATAAATCTGCATTTATAAGAAATAAAATCTCGCTTTGTGAAAGTCCGGCTGCATTTCCCACTATTAATGGTACTGCCACTGCTCCGGCACACATCGCAAGTACATGTTGCAGTGCAAATGCCAGTGTCTTTCCTAACGGAAGTTTTTCATCCACAGGCGCTATTGTGTTTTCAGCCTCATAATTTACAGTCTTGACTTTTGCTTGATCAAATGAATTATCCATTGTTTTTTCGTTATCCATATATCTCCTATCCAAATAGTCCGCTATTATTATGTTTTGTGCATCTTTTCAATATTGTTTTGTCTAATAATACCAACTTTTATATTTTATTTTCTTTACTTTATTAATATATATTTGGTTTAAATAATCAGTAGAAATAATAATAACAAACTAAAGACGAAGATATTCAGAAACAACTACTGTTATCCGATCAGATTATTTTTTTAACAATCTAACCAAATGTGGTACAGCTGCTTTGACATTTTTATTATGAAAAACATAACAATACCTGTCAAAATATTAATACTCTGTCTCATATACGCCCTGATGTGCAGCATTCCGAGACAAATGCAAATACTTAATTTTTATTTGCCAGTATTTCCTCTCTTCTTCTTTCCACTAATTGTGATGCATGGCTGTGAGCTTTTATTGCAGTTTCCCGCGTATTTATAGTTAAGACTATACCATTTTTTACTACTACTTTCCCATTGACTATTGTCATATCGACCAGACTGCTGTTTCCGCAGCATACCAATGAAGTCAGCGGATTATGGCATCCCGCATACGCTATATCAGACAGATCATATACGACAATGTCTGCTGCCTTATCTACTTCAAGTGTTCCTATATCATTTCTTCCTAATACCCTTGCTCCGCCTTTTGTTGCAATTTTCAATATTTCATATGCATTTAAACCGTTTACTCCGTATTTCAAATGATTCAGCAGGTACGCTCTTCTAACTTCTTCCCACATATTTGATCCGTCGTTAGAAGCACTTCCGTCCACTGCTATTCCAATATTTACTCCTGCTCTAAATAATTCTGTTGTTCTGCATATCCCGCTGTTTAATTTCATATTTGAACTTGGACAGTGAGCTATTCCGCTTCCTTTTAATCTTTTTAATTCATCATCATTAAAATATATTCCATGGGCGAACCATACATCAGGTCCGATCCATCCGGTATCTTCCATTAATTCTACCGGTCTCATTCCGTATACTGAAATACAAAATTCTTCTTCATCCATAGTTTCAGCCAGATGTGTATGTAGCATTACTCCTTTTTTTCTGGCTAATTCAGCCGAACTTTTCATTAGACTTTTTGTAACCGAAAATGGTGAACATGGGGCTAACGCCACTCTTTTCATTGCATAATCTTTAGAATCATGAAACTTATCTATTAATCTTTCCGAATCCAACAGTATTTCTTCTTCATTCTGAACCACACTGTCAGGCGGCAGTCCTCCCTGTTCCTTTCCACGCGACATAGAACCTCTTGTTGCATGAAATCTTATTCCTATTTCTTCTGATGCTCTGAACTGTTCGTCTATTAATGTACTTTTACTAGTATTTGGAAATACATAGTGGTGATCCATTGTTGTAGTACACCCTGTTTTTAGTAATTCTGAAAATCCTACCATGGAACCGTAATATACAGTTTCCTCGTTCAGATATTTCCAAAATTCATACAGCCCTTCCAACCATGGAAAAAGAGGCATTTCCTGCACCTCGTCTATTCCCCTGAACATAGTCTGGTATAAATGATGGTGAGTATTTACAAAACCCGGAAGAACTACTTTTCCAGTTGCGTCAATTACTTCAGTATCACCTTCTCCATCCGTATGGATGTCTTTTTCTATTTTTATTATCTTGTTTCCTTCAACAAGAATATCATAATTTCTCAAAATTTCATCTTTATCATTAAAAGTTACCAGATAATCAACATTTTTCAACAGTAATTTTGACATGGGCTTCTCCTCCAAATTTAGTTTAGAAATTAAGAAGACCTCAATTTTAGTTTTTATAAATCCTTATGTACGGTATTTCTTCCCCCGTGAAGAACAGAATCGAAACAGACAGCCCTTTTTCATCAAAGTCTGACTGTTTCGCTTTCTGACATGCTATATAATTCTACCCCGAAACTGATCAAAATCAAATCGGTTTATTCCTAAAATATTACACTTT
This genomic window contains:
- a CDS encoding molybdopterin biosynthesis protein, which codes for MKDKTYLTNYDINEALDTYTKLLNIKESTEEIGTKDSLGRISSEGVYAKISNPFYNCSAMDGIAVKAVKTHGANEKNYVILEKGTDYAEVDTGDPIPENFDAVIMIEDVIKESETSVRIYKSVSTWENIRSLGEDIVESTLIIGKNHKIRPVDIGAMIAGGVSKINVYKKPLVGIIPTGDEIVEVNDNLKIGDIIEFNSKMFAAQINEWGMDSKVYGITKDKKEDIIAVLEKASRECDVVIINAGSSAGREDYTYDAVSALGEVHIHGIAIKPGKPAILGEISGKPVIGVPGYPVSAYFVMENIVKPVISKYINFFDEKEEIEAVLSRRVMSSLKYLEFIRVKIGLVDDKYIATPLQRGAGTTMSLVNCDGVLEIPQNYEGYEKGETVKIKLLKTQKEIKNTLVLIGSHDPILDTASDMMKNRNFRYTLSSAHVGSMGGITALRNEECHISTMHLLDEETGEYNIPFIKKYIPGKELVLIKFVKRTQGIMVRKDRQFSVNSIEDIKNNNLSFVNRQKGSGTRLLFDYELKKAGISPGEIRGYDREEMTHLTVAAAVKNGDADCGIGVYSAANIMNLDFIPIGDEHYDLVMPVKYLGLESFLEFLNTIKSDKYKKQLDKMGGYAYDELGEMIYL
- a CDS encoding molybdopterin molybdotransferase MoeA translates to MKLFKIADLEEVIKVLEEQKQENIYDEIPIEESLGRILFENIMSDINIPHFDRSTVDGYAINHKSVNGASEMMPIITKVAEKIKMNSIPEKEIKIGESSYIPTGGMMPKGADSVVMVEYTEKLSENDILMGKTVSPLENVNSIGEDIEKGELVLEAFRKIKAYDMGLLAALGIKNIKVHKKLKVGIISTGDEIIEYYEMPLPGQVRNSNSLSLCGMTERAGAVPYNFGIIKDDEEEIKSTLNEALSKCDIVLISGGSSVGERDHTISAIESIEGSEVLIHGIAIKPGKPTIIAKSGDKMIFGLPGNPFAVLVIFRTLIEKYINRFSEKDKFITALFDTNYHKAMGRSEFLPVKLEERDSETYALPLRVKSSSVAVLAKADGFIIIEKDKEGVSSGEKIKVYEL
- a CDS encoding RidA family protein, translated to MEKIVISTPNAPAAIGPYAQGIRLGDVVYTSGQLPIDPKTGELVSDDIKKATRQSLENVKAVLEAGGSSVGKIVKVLILLNDINDFAAMNEVYNEFFEGTEYPARSAFEVATLPKNALIEIEAVGHI
- the xdh gene encoding selenium-dependent xanthine dehydrogenase encodes the protein MTYTFNINGKEYGTDNKKNLLDYLRDDLELTGTKNGCSEGACGTCTVILDGKAMRACVLTTERINGKSIITIEGLSEREREVYAYVFSKTGAVQCGFCIPGMVISSKVLLDKNTSPTLDEIKTALRGNICRCTGYIKIFDAVNLAAEIFRENKEVPKVHCKGLVGENLERVDAVEKTLGTGVYVDDIHMEGMLHGSCVRPEFPRILVKKIDIQKAKEYPGVAGVFTKQNLPELQNLGHLVKDWPALIGEGEETRYVGDALALVVAESEEILEEAKKLVTVEYEKLEPVRNPIEAMKEGAPKIHEKGNLLFHQDLYRGAPEEKIKNSKYVVTDHFSVPFTDHAFMEPECAIAMPDGEDKLLMYTASQNIYDEQREIAQMLGIEPDRIRIQSKLVGGGFGGKEDMSVQHHAALAAYMLKRPVKVKFSRQESILYHTKRHPMEMDFTVGCDENGIVQGLIATIISDTGAYASLGGPVLQRACTHAAGPYNFQDVSIQGSAYYTNNPPAGAYRGFGVTQSLFAMEACLNKLADMVGISHWEMRYRNAIKPGDILPNGQIADDSTAFVETLEAVKEEYDNAKYVGIGCGIKNSGLGVGIPDTGRCKASVENGKVHVRTAAACIGQGLATVMLQIAAQTLDIAPELIVMEAPDTARTPNSGTTTASRQTLVTGEAVRKVTQMVKDELDNGKTLADLEGQEFYAEYLAKTDPMGTDVPNPVSHVGYGYATQIVILDDNGMLKKVVAAHDVGTAINPINVEGQIEGGVVMSLGYALTEDYPLVDSIPKVKYGTLGLFRATQVPEIKAVIVKKDAHNPMAYGAKGVGEIASIPTAPAVQDAYYMFDKKFRTKLPLGETPYNKKKIEE